The proteins below are encoded in one region of Geobacter sp.:
- a CDS encoding NAD(P)-binding protein, with translation MAQVVFSSWGRNIIDNRAGGELKDTTFRLPTTFDGERALAAFMGWDGIILYDKDVDVPAMAADYMRRVQTMYVCGKCTPGKKGTKVLMDTLAAFVAGTAKESDLAVIEDLAELLKNCKCTLCPTSTIPIFDAVKHFRNDFLAYVGGSRTPAEKHRYVHKYTAPCQDKCPAHIDIPAYIEAIKEYRYEESLEIIRENMPLPSVCGRVCPHPCETACRRKQVDEPISIMVLKRTASDYEWQHNFTPPMQPKPRKSKSVGIVGAGPAGLAAAYYLALEGYPCTIYEALPEGFGGGMIAVGIPPYRMPRHILQRDIDIIASMGVEIKYGVRIGKDISLAELKQKHEAVFLAPGAHRSKPMGVEGEDKGYKGFLRGGIDFLRDAYMGAPTGMGKKVCVVGGGNTAIDCVRVALREGAEESTLLYRRSRKEMPADVWEVDGADEEGVRFEFQVLPTKILVDANDQVTGVECVRMAMGEPDASGRRRPEPVAGSEFVVECDTVIPAIGQDPDLSFIPPDLGIDITKWNTVVTKYVPLKGADGKGLVDGMGNPLSRILITDMDGVFAGGDAEIGPLTVVACVGNAHRAAHVIQRWLEEGKAYLTDEDLIEDILTYLPVYDKNEQVPWLDSSSRAHQAEVHGKERASKGNYSEVELGFKDTQAVTEAERCLRCYRMAMIAI, from the coding sequence GTGGCACAGGTGGTCTTTTCCAGCTGGGGGCGAAACATCATTGACAACCGCGCAGGCGGGGAACTGAAGGATACGACGTTCCGCCTGCCCACCACCTTTGACGGAGAAAGGGCACTGGCTGCCTTCATGGGTTGGGACGGAATCATCCTGTACGACAAGGATGTGGATGTTCCCGCCATGGCAGCCGACTACATGCGACGGGTCCAGACCATGTACGTCTGCGGCAAGTGCACCCCGGGCAAGAAAGGCACCAAGGTTCTGATGGACACCCTGGCGGCCTTTGTCGCGGGAACCGCCAAGGAAAGCGACCTGGCGGTCATCGAAGACCTGGCCGAGCTCCTCAAAAACTGCAAATGCACGCTCTGCCCCACCTCGACAATCCCGATATTCGATGCGGTCAAACATTTCCGCAACGATTTTCTCGCATACGTCGGTGGCTCCCGCACCCCTGCGGAGAAGCACCGTTACGTGCACAAGTACACGGCCCCCTGCCAGGACAAGTGTCCGGCCCATATCGACATTCCCGCCTACATCGAGGCGATCAAGGAATACCGATACGAGGAGTCGCTGGAAATCATCCGTGAGAACATGCCGCTCCCCTCTGTCTGCGGGCGCGTCTGTCCGCACCCCTGCGAAACGGCCTGCCGCCGCAAGCAGGTGGATGAACCGATCAGCATCATGGTCCTGAAGCGGACCGCATCGGACTACGAGTGGCAGCACAACTTCACACCTCCCATGCAGCCCAAGCCCAGGAAGAGCAAATCCGTCGGCATTGTCGGCGCCGGCCCTGCCGGTCTGGCAGCAGCCTACTACCTGGCCCTGGAAGGCTATCCCTGCACCATTTACGAGGCGCTGCCCGAAGGCTTCGGTGGCGGCATGATCGCCGTCGGCATCCCGCCCTACCGGATGCCGCGTCATATCCTGCAGCGGGACATCGACATCATTGCCAGCATGGGCGTGGAGATCAAGTACGGGGTCCGCATCGGCAAAGACATCTCCCTGGCGGAGCTCAAGCAGAAGCATGAGGCGGTTTTCCTCGCCCCTGGCGCGCACCGTTCCAAGCCGATGGGCGTCGAAGGCGAAGACAAGGGATACAAAGGCTTCCTCCGCGGCGGGATCGACTTCCTCCGTGATGCCTACATGGGCGCACCCACCGGCATGGGGAAAAAGGTCTGCGTTGTCGGCGGCGGCAACACCGCCATCGACTGCGTCCGCGTCGCCCTGCGCGAAGGTGCCGAAGAGTCGACCCTTCTCTATCGCCGCTCCCGCAAGGAAATGCCGGCCGACGTCTGGGAAGTTGACGGCGCCGACGAAGAAGGGGTCCGTTTCGAGTTCCAGGTCCTCCCCACCAAGATCCTGGTGGATGCGAACGATCAGGTCACCGGCGTGGAATGCGTCCGGATGGCAATGGGCGAGCCGGATGCCTCGGGCCGCCGTCGTCCCGAGCCGGTTGCCGGCAGCGAATTCGTGGTCGAGTGCGACACGGTGATCCCGGCCATCGGCCAGGACCCCGACCTCTCCTTCATCCCGCCCGACCTCGGCATCGACATTACCAAGTGGAACACGGTGGTCACCAAGTACGTCCCGCTCAAAGGAGCCGATGGCAAAGGGCTCGTTGACGGCATGGGCAACCCGCTGTCCCGTATCCTGATTACCGACATGGACGGCGTTTTCGCCGGCGGCGATGCCGAGATTGGCCCGTTGACCGTTGTCGCCTGCGTCGGTAACGCCCATCGCGCCGCACACGTCATCCAGCGCTGGCTTGAAGAAGGAAAGGCATACCTCACCGACGAAGATCTCATCGAGGACATCCTCACCTACCTGCCGGTTTACGACAAGAACGAACAGGTTCCCTGGCTCGATTCGTCCAGTCGTGCCCATCAGGCAGAGGTTCATGGCAAGGAGAGGGCCAGTAAGGGAAATTACTCCGAAGTGGAACTCGGCTTCAAGGACACCCAGGCGGTTACGGAGGCAGAGCGCTGTCTGCGGTGTTACCGTATGGCAATGATTGCCATCTAG
- a CDS encoding molybdopterin-dependent oxidoreductase, whose amino-acid sequence MVTLTIDGRDVTVPKGSTILEAARQLGITIPTLCWLEKVSPTGACRVCAVEIEGVDRTMTACNTPVKAGIKVTTQSERLIEIRRKIMELMLVNHPLDCPVCDAAGECDLQNATYGLEANKPGYSANLERHKIRYDWPLIESDPNRCILCEKCVKVDHEVVGCDAIRVVNHGDNTIIDTIDGKPLNCEFCGNCVGVCPTGTLISKPFKFRGRPWTFSVTKSVCGFCSTGCQIEYHSRNNRVERVTSDDSTYNSGNICINGRFGYAYLNAAQRLTVPMVNQSKTDWNKAMEFATAKLKEIVAASGSDAVAGIGSPRVTNEESYLFQKLLREGLGSANIDSEARFGFAQAKLALWERLGSAGAGTAIDRLDKAQAVLVLGCDLNAESTGMEYRVIKAATKNDAKLVLANLRDVKLKKFANSHLKYRPGAELALVIGLMKAIVAAGLESKEFIASRTSGSDALLASLASLNLADLATAAGVTEAALTDAARLLGGKADVAVVFGADVIRGANAAATVEAIASLSLLLGLPAAAQGGLFPVEQKNNIQGMLDMGVSPDFLPGYKAAVKPGKDLWQIIDAIEKGSIKALYVLGSNPLVSFPENARIRAALAKLDLLIVQDILASDLTAMAHVVFPGAAAAEKNGSFTTPDNRVQCLTRAVTPPGEAREDWDIIGELLSRLTGMQHARTVAEVTIELKEVTGFYTGNCSVAEGRCSGLVKNLPAPPDRFTFAPLPAVSGSAVTDSQYPLFITIGAIGFHNGTMSTASENNLSVSAAGYLEIAAEDAARLGIADGATVRVTSAAGSTTAAAKVSSKLQPGLLFAPYHFSGLNASALLKRSTNLVNVKIEKA is encoded by the coding sequence ATGGTCACATTAACGATCGACGGCAGAGATGTCACGGTACCGAAGGGCTCCACCATTCTGGAGGCTGCCCGCCAGCTCGGGATAACCATCCCCACTCTCTGCTGGCTGGAGAAAGTTTCTCCAACCGGCGCCTGCCGTGTCTGTGCAGTCGAGATCGAAGGGGTTGACCGCACCATGACCGCCTGCAACACCCCGGTCAAGGCGGGCATCAAAGTCACCACCCAGTCCGAGCGACTGATCGAGATCCGCCGCAAGATCATGGAGCTGATGCTGGTGAATCACCCTCTGGACTGCCCGGTCTGCGATGCCGCCGGAGAGTGCGACCTGCAGAATGCCACCTACGGCCTGGAGGCGAACAAACCGGGATATTCGGCCAATCTTGAACGCCACAAGATTCGCTACGACTGGCCCCTTATCGAGAGCGACCCCAACCGCTGCATCCTCTGCGAAAAATGTGTCAAGGTGGACCATGAAGTCGTTGGCTGCGACGCCATCAGGGTCGTGAACCACGGCGACAACACCATCATCGATACCATCGACGGCAAACCGCTCAACTGCGAATTCTGCGGCAACTGCGTCGGCGTCTGCCCCACCGGCACGCTGATCAGCAAGCCCTTCAAGTTCCGCGGCCGTCCCTGGACCTTCTCCGTCACCAAGAGCGTGTGCGGTTTCTGCTCTACCGGCTGCCAGATCGAATACCACTCGCGCAACAACCGCGTCGAGCGGGTTACCAGCGACGATTCAACCTACAACAGCGGCAACATCTGCATCAACGGCCGTTTCGGCTATGCCTACCTGAATGCGGCCCAGCGGCTCACCGTTCCCATGGTCAACCAGTCGAAGACCGACTGGAACAAGGCCATGGAGTTTGCTACGGCCAAGCTGAAAGAGATCGTCGCTGCCAGCGGCTCGGATGCCGTTGCCGGCATCGGTTCCCCCCGGGTCACCAACGAGGAGAGCTACCTGTTCCAGAAGCTCCTTCGCGAAGGTCTCGGCAGCGCCAACATCGATTCCGAGGCACGGTTCGGTTTTGCCCAGGCAAAACTCGCCCTCTGGGAGCGCCTCGGCAGTGCCGGCGCCGGCACCGCCATTGACCGTCTCGACAAGGCCCAGGCCGTGCTGGTTCTCGGCTGCGACCTGAATGCCGAATCGACCGGCATGGAATACCGGGTCATCAAGGCTGCGACCAAGAACGACGCCAAACTGGTACTGGCCAATCTGCGCGACGTCAAGCTGAAGAAGTTCGCCAACAGCCACCTCAAGTACCGTCCCGGTGCCGAACTGGCCCTGGTCATCGGCCTCATGAAGGCAATCGTTGCCGCCGGTCTCGAAAGCAAGGAGTTCATCGCCAGCCGCACCAGCGGTTCCGATGCCCTGCTGGCGTCCCTTGCCAGCCTCAACCTGGCCGATCTGGCAACGGCAGCCGGCGTCACCGAAGCAGCACTGACCGATGCAGCCCGCCTGCTCGGGGGCAAGGCTGATGTTGCCGTCGTCTTCGGCGCCGACGTCATCCGCGGCGCCAATGCAGCAGCAACCGTGGAAGCGATTGCCAGCCTCTCCCTGCTCCTCGGCCTGCCCGCAGCTGCCCAGGGCGGTCTCTTCCCGGTCGAGCAGAAGAACAACATCCAGGGGATGCTCGACATGGGCGTCTCTCCCGATTTCCTCCCCGGCTACAAGGCCGCAGTCAAACCGGGCAAGGATCTCTGGCAGATCATTGACGCTATAGAAAAGGGCTCCATCAAGGCACTCTATGTCCTGGGCAGCAACCCGTTGGTCTCCTTCCCGGAGAACGCCAGGATCAGGGCGGCACTGGCCAAGCTCGACCTTCTCATCGTTCAGGACATCCTTGCTTCCGACCTGACGGCAATGGCCCATGTGGTCTTCCCCGGTGCGGCAGCAGCCGAGAAGAACGGCTCATTCACCACGCCGGACAACCGGGTCCAGTGCCTGACACGGGCCGTCACCCCTCCAGGAGAGGCCCGCGAGGACTGGGACATCATCGGCGAACTCCTGAGCCGGCTCACCGGAATGCAGCATGCCCGCACAGTGGCTGAAGTCACCATCGAACTGAAGGAAGTCACCGGCTTCTACACCGGCAACTGCAGCGTGGCCGAAGGACGTTGCAGCGGCCTGGTCAAGAACCTCCCGGCTCCGCCGGATCGCTTCACCTTCGCCCCCCTGCCGGCTGTTTCCGGCTCTGCTGTCACGGACAGCCAGTACCCGCTCTTCATAACCATCGGTGCCATCGGCTTCCATAACGGCACCATGTCAACCGCTTCGGAAAACAACCTCAGCGTCTCCGCGGCCGGATACCTGGAGATCGCTGCCGAAGACGCCGCCCGTCTCGGCATTGCCGACGGCGCGACCGTCAGGGTCACCTCTGCTGCGGGAAGCACCACTGCGGCTGCCAAGGTCAGCAGCAAGCTGCAGCCCGGCCTGCTGTTCGCGCCCTATCACTTCAGCGGGCTGAACGCCAGTGCCCTCCTCAAACGGAGCACCAACCTGGTCAATGTCAAAATAGAAAAAGCCTGA
- a CDS encoding osmotically inducible protein OsmC, whose translation MEMLIRLHGANKISAEFDSYQVVTDQPVEAGGTGSAPTPFQLFLASLGTCAGVYVGAFCEQRGIPTEEITIHQTMEFTESADGKQRLAKVGLEIRVPPQFPEKYHNALVKSAELCTVKKTLANPPDFAISTRVFSNEEKRAQ comes from the coding sequence ATGGAGATGCTCATCAGGCTGCACGGTGCCAATAAAATCTCGGCTGAATTCGACTCGTACCAGGTCGTCACCGATCAACCGGTCGAAGCGGGCGGAACCGGCTCGGCACCCACTCCCTTTCAACTCTTTCTGGCTTCCCTGGGGACCTGCGCCGGTGTGTACGTCGGGGCTTTCTGCGAACAGAGGGGCATCCCCACCGAAGAGATCACCATTCACCAGACCATGGAATTCACCGAATCCGCCGACGGCAAGCAACGCCTGGCAAAGGTCGGTTTGGAGATCCGCGTCCCACCGCAATTCCCGGAGAAATACCATAACGCCCTGGTCAAGTCGGCAGAACTCTGCACCGTGAAAAAGACCCTGGCAAATCCACCTGATTTCGCCATTTCGACACGGGTTTTTTCAAATGAGGAGAAGAGAGCCCAATAA
- a CDS encoding dephospho-CoA kinase, protein MRIIGLTGGIASGKSTVARILKEKGAQVIDADQLARDVVVPGTDAHAAIVREFGSDILCPDGTIDRGNLGAIVFADSAARRRLEAITHPAIAKLAEERLDSLRKQGAAVVFYMAPLLIEAGITGRVDDIWVVYVDRETQLARLMARDGSNRQDALRKIESQMPMEEKRGYGREVIDNRGSLEETTRQVFEAWERLGS, encoded by the coding sequence ATGCGGATCATCGGACTGACCGGCGGGATCGCTTCGGGCAAGAGCACGGTTGCCCGCATTCTGAAAGAAAAAGGGGCGCAGGTCATCGATGCCGACCAATTGGCCCGTGATGTGGTGGTGCCGGGGACGGATGCGCACGCAGCCATTGTTCGCGAGTTCGGCAGCGATATCCTCTGCCCGGACGGCACCATCGACAGGGGGAATCTCGGGGCGATCGTCTTTGCCGATTCCGCAGCCCGTCGGCGACTGGAAGCCATAACCCATCCCGCCATTGCCAAACTGGCCGAAGAGCGGCTCGACAGCCTGCGGAAACAGGGTGCTGCAGTGGTGTTCTACATGGCGCCGCTTCTCATCGAGGCCGGTATCACCGGGAGAGTCGACGATATCTGGGTGGTCTACGTCGACCGGGAAACCCAGCTTGCCCGGCTCATGGCACGGGATGGCAGCAACCGCCAGGATGCGTTGCGGAAAATAGAGAGCCAGATGCCCATGGAGGAAAAACGGGGTTACGGTAGGGAGGTCATCGACAATCGGGGAAGTCTGGAGGAGACGACACGGCAGGTTTTCGAGGCCTGGGAGAGGTTGGGGAGTTAG
- a CDS encoding peptidase yields MERLEEFREAFALLFEINMGVKPGERIVVFGDRAREDEHLAEAEADRRKRLTETAEALGAFAAERFGTAEFVCFPATPSSGAEPPVALWRAVLGESNVARLEAGGILTRLLEKNADGDDLEKARKIVVDGRGEVADVVVALANNSTSHTRFRALVNAAGGRFASLPHFDPEMFFTSMQVDWQALAARTARLAAVLQGVASLRLVTRNGTRMTFGCAGRCAAGDDGLLTGPGSFGNLPAGEVYLAPLEGTSEGELVLEYAPTRKLASPVRLVVREGLVAEIHGSDPYADRLRQAIVGNPLVRNVAELGIGTNDRASRPDNILEAEKILGTVHVALGDNSGFGGAVQVPFHEDYVFYHPTLTAVSADGEERIVLENGQLTI; encoded by the coding sequence ATGGAGAGGTTAGAGGAATTTCGTGAGGCGTTTGCGCTTTTGTTCGAGATCAATATGGGAGTGAAACCGGGTGAGCGGATCGTGGTCTTCGGCGATCGTGCGCGGGAGGACGAACATCTTGCCGAGGCCGAGGCGGACCGGCGAAAGAGGCTCACGGAGACTGCAGAGGCATTGGGAGCTTTTGCTGCGGAGCGATTCGGCACGGCCGAGTTCGTCTGCTTTCCCGCAACCCCTTCATCGGGGGCCGAACCGCCGGTCGCACTCTGGAGAGCGGTTCTGGGGGAGTCGAACGTGGCGCGTCTGGAAGCGGGCGGCATCCTGACCAGGCTTTTGGAGAAGAATGCGGATGGGGATGATCTGGAAAAGGCCCGTAAAATCGTGGTGGATGGCAGGGGAGAGGTTGCGGATGTGGTCGTGGCACTGGCCAACAATTCTACCAGCCACACCCGGTTCCGGGCTCTGGTCAACGCTGCCGGCGGCAGGTTCGCCAGTCTTCCCCACTTTGACCCAGAGATGTTCTTTACCTCCATGCAGGTCGACTGGCAGGCGCTTGCAGCGCGAACCGCCCGGCTTGCCGCGGTTTTGCAGGGGGTAGCGTCGCTTCGGCTTGTCACTCGAAACGGTACGCGGATGACCTTTGGCTGCGCCGGTCGATGTGCTGCCGGAGACGACGGACTGTTGACCGGACCTGGCAGTTTTGGCAATCTCCCTGCCGGAGAGGTCTACCTTGCGCCCCTTGAGGGGACCAGCGAAGGGGAGCTGGTGCTGGAATACGCTCCCACCAGGAAACTGGCGTCGCCGGTCCGGCTCGTGGTCAGGGAGGGGCTGGTTGCGGAGATCCATGGTAGCGACCCGTATGCCGACCGGCTGCGTCAGGCAATCGTCGGGAACCCATTGGTGCGGAACGTTGCTGAACTGGGTATCGGGACCAATGATCGCGCCAGTCGTCCAGACAATATCCTTGAGGCGGAAAAGATCCTCGGAACCGTGCATGTGGCGCTGGGAGACAACTCGGGATTTGGTGGGGCCGTTCAGGTGCCGTTTCACGAGGATTATGTCTTCTATCATCCGACGCTGACTGCAGTATCGGCAGACGGAGAAGAGCGAATCGTGCTGGAAAACGGGCAGTTGACGATCTGA
- a CDS encoding helix-turn-helix domain-containing protein codes for MAKKDKAEYIIQAVDHALDLLEQFHDDVDELGVTELSKRLKLHKNNVFRLLATLESRGYIEQNRVTENYRLGLKTLELGQTFIKQMGLLRQSRPVLEALVRECNETTYVAILKDFHIVYLDAVETDLTVRVVPRVGSRLPAYCTAAGKVQLAYMTDEELDNYLPTKELKRYTANTITDKDEFKKHLVQVAEMGYAVDNEELDNGVRCVGAPIRDYTRRIIGAVSISGPSMRFTEERVDKELVPLVKRAAEEISSKLGYHK; via the coding sequence ATGGCAAAAAAGGATAAGGCCGAATACATCATTCAGGCGGTAGATCACGCCCTTGACCTACTTGAGCAGTTTCATGACGATGTCGACGAACTTGGGGTGACTGAGCTCAGCAAGCGTCTCAAATTACACAAAAACAACGTATTCAGGCTGCTTGCCACCCTGGAATCGAGAGGGTATATCGAGCAGAACAGGGTGACGGAAAACTACCGTCTCGGGCTCAAGACCCTGGAACTGGGGCAGACATTCATCAAGCAAATGGGGCTGTTGCGGCAGTCCCGCCCCGTCCTGGAAGCACTGGTCCGGGAGTGCAACGAAACTACCTACGTGGCGATCCTCAAAGACTTCCACATCGTCTATCTCGATGCGGTGGAGACCGACCTGACGGTGCGGGTCGTACCCAGGGTCGGTTCCCGGCTGCCCGCGTACTGTACGGCCGCAGGCAAGGTACAGCTTGCCTATATGACCGACGAAGAGCTGGACAACTACCTGCCGACCAAAGAGCTTAAACGCTACACCGCCAACACCATTACCGACAAGGACGAATTCAAAAAGCACCTTGTACAGGTGGCCGAGATGGGGTATGCGGTGGACAACGAGGAACTGGACAATGGCGTCCGCTGTGTCGGCGCGCCGATCCGCGACTATACCCGCAGGATCATCGGGGCAGTCAGCATCTCGGGGCCTTCCATGCGCTTCACCGAGGAACGGGTCGACAAGGAACTGGTCCCCCTGGTCAAACGGGCTGCCGAAGAGATTTCCTCAAAGCTCGGCTACCACAAATAG
- a CDS encoding DUF342 domain-containing protein, with amino-acid sequence MTAESEQGRGLDFRLSADGSRLQAVYTPDGPVVPVDFAWLKHALDIQRTVTGLYIFETVSAELKKLYNAATGPFTIDIGERRDGAVAISMAPDLMSATLAISPPYGGKPVTASQVHDALREKRIVSGILADEIETAVSVGRELRDVVIATGRLPVNGEHAQLVSLIPDAREREPVADDQDIVDYRNFSDIVSVREMTPLMRRIPPTLGIPGEDILGTPLHAEDGQDLQFAPDLQGVASDPQDNDLLLASVAGMPVLVANGVIVEPVIKVKNVDLSTGNLHFDGSVEVAGDVREGMELVVAGEITIGGVVEAANIECGGDISIKGGIIGHGEIRNQNGELGPEHAYVVTGGSLSVLFVENACVEAAGDILVKELAMQSELTAGGEIAIGEEGSRKGHLIGGVCRAARKVRAIVVGSRAGVQTRIEVGVDPMASEKLEEVNGLLLSREKDLQEVEKDLAYCRENPGRVDADRSRELKESFSSLQGELTELAQQKKRLLKRLEPDAEACVEVERDIYYGVVVRIGDRQSQLDDDQFGGTFRRIENEVVFLPRT; translated from the coding sequence ATGACAGCAGAATCTGAACAGGGCCGGGGGCTCGATTTCAGGTTGAGTGCCGACGGCAGTCGGCTGCAAGCGGTCTATACGCCTGATGGACCGGTTGTCCCCGTAGATTTTGCCTGGTTGAAGCATGCCCTGGATATCCAGCGCACCGTGACAGGGCTCTATATCTTTGAAACCGTATCGGCTGAGCTGAAAAAACTGTACAATGCCGCTACCGGCCCCTTTACCATTGATATCGGCGAGCGCAGGGACGGCGCCGTCGCCATCAGCATGGCCCCTGACCTGATGTCCGCAACCCTTGCCATTTCCCCCCCCTATGGCGGAAAACCCGTTACCGCATCGCAAGTACATGATGCTCTCCGTGAGAAGCGGATCGTCAGCGGTATTCTTGCCGACGAGATCGAGACAGCGGTGTCAGTCGGCCGCGAACTCCGTGACGTGGTCATTGCCACCGGGCGGCTGCCGGTGAACGGCGAACATGCACAGCTGGTGAGCCTGATCCCTGATGCCAGGGAACGGGAGCCGGTAGCCGATGATCAGGACATAGTCGATTACCGGAATTTCAGCGATATTGTCAGCGTGCGGGAGATGACGCCGCTCATGCGTCGCATTCCCCCCACTCTCGGCATCCCTGGCGAAGACATTCTGGGAACCCCGCTTCATGCCGAAGACGGGCAGGATCTCCAGTTTGCACCGGATCTGCAGGGTGTGGCCTCCGACCCCCAGGATAACGACCTGCTGCTAGCCTCCGTTGCCGGCATGCCGGTGCTGGTTGCCAATGGCGTGATCGTTGAGCCGGTGATCAAGGTGAAGAATGTCGATCTTTCCACCGGCAATCTCCACTTCGACGGATCGGTGGAAGTGGCCGGCGATGTCAGGGAGGGGATGGAGCTCGTGGTTGCGGGGGAAATCACCATTGGTGGTGTGGTGGAGGCGGCGAACATCGAGTGCGGCGGCGACATCTCCATCAAGGGCGGAATCATCGGCCATGGCGAGATTCGCAACCAGAACGGCGAACTCGGGCCGGAACATGCCTATGTGGTGACCGGTGGCTCCCTGTCGGTTCTTTTTGTGGAAAATGCCTGCGTGGAAGCGGCCGGAGACATCCTGGTGAAGGAACTGGCCATGCAAAGCGAATTGACGGCTGGTGGCGAGATTGCTATCGGTGAGGAGGGTTCCCGCAAGGGACATCTGATCGGAGGGGTCTGCAGGGCTGCGCGTAAGGTGCGGGCGATCGTTGTCGGGTCTCGCGCTGGGGTGCAGACCAGGATCGAGGTGGGGGTAGATCCGATGGCCAGCGAGAAACTCGAAGAGGTGAACGGCCTGCTCCTCTCCCGGGAGAAAGATCTGCAGGAGGTCGAAAAGGATCTTGCCTATTGTCGCGAGAATCCCGGCCGGGTGGACGCCGACCGTTCCCGTGAGCTGAAGGAGTCTTTCAGCTCGCTGCAGGGAGAACTGACTGAACTCGCCCAGCAGAAGAAACGCTTGCTGAAAAGGTTGGAGCCGGATGCCGAAGCGTGCGTCGAAGTTGAGCGCGACATCTATTATGGTGTGGTGGTGCGCATCGGCGACCGCCAGAGCCAGTTGGACGACGACCAGTTCGGCGGGACCTTCCGCCGCATCGAAAACGAGGTGGTATTCCTGCCCCGCACCTGA